A single genomic interval of Streptomyces graminofaciens harbors:
- a CDS encoding acetylxylan esterase: MALFDLPLDELRDYRSASTEPEDFDAFWAKTLQEAREHDLDARFEPVETHLKTVKVHDVTFAGFGGHPVKGWLIVPAWANEPRPTVVEFIGYGGGRGLPHTHLLWASAGFAHFVMDTRGQGSAWGGGGDTPDPVGGAPAFPGFMTRGIDAPENYYYRRVYTDAVRAVEAARSHPLADASRTAVLGSSQGGGISIAVGGLVPDLAAVAPDVPFLCDFPRSTTVTDRDPYREIGKYLKTHRGRAEDVGRTLAYFDGVHFAARGRAPALFSAGLEDQTCPPSTVFAAFNAWGQDDKRIEVYEFNDHEGGGPFQEAVKLEWVQKYL; this comes from the coding sequence ATGGCCTTGTTCGACCTGCCCCTGGACGAGCTCCGTGATTATCGAAGCGCTTCAACGGAGCCCGAGGACTTCGACGCCTTCTGGGCGAAGACGCTCCAGGAGGCCCGCGAGCACGACCTCGACGCCCGGTTCGAGCCGGTCGAGACCCACTTGAAGACGGTCAAGGTCCACGACGTCACCTTCGCCGGGTTCGGCGGCCACCCCGTCAAGGGCTGGCTGATCGTCCCGGCCTGGGCGAACGAACCCCGCCCGACGGTCGTCGAGTTCATCGGCTACGGCGGCGGTCGGGGCCTGCCCCACACCCATCTCCTGTGGGCCTCGGCGGGCTTCGCACACTTCGTGATGGACACCCGGGGTCAGGGCAGCGCGTGGGGCGGGGGCGGCGACACCCCCGACCCGGTGGGCGGGGCGCCCGCCTTCCCCGGCTTCATGACACGGGGCATCGACGCGCCCGAGAACTACTACTACCGCCGGGTGTACACGGACGCCGTGCGGGCCGTCGAGGCCGCCCGCTCCCATCCGCTGGCCGACGCCTCCCGCACGGCGGTCCTCGGCTCCAGCCAGGGTGGTGGTATCTCCATCGCGGTGGGCGGACTCGTCCCCGATCTGGCGGCGGTCGCGCCCGACGTGCCGTTCCTCTGCGACTTCCCGCGCTCCACGACCGTCACGGACCGCGATCCGTACCGCGAGATCGGCAAGTACCTCAAGACGCACCGGGGCCGCGCGGAGGATGTCGGCCGCACCCTCGCGTACTTCGACGGTGTCCACTTCGCCGCGCGTGGGCGGGCGCCGGCGCTGTTCTCGGCGGGGCTGGAGGATCAGACGTGTCCGCCGTCGACGGTGTTCGCGGCGTTCAACGCGTGGGGGCAGGACGACAAGCGGATCGAGGTGTACGAGTTCAACGACCACGAGGGGGGTGGGCCGTTCCAGGAGGCGGTCAAGTTGGAGTGGGTGCAGAAATATCTCTGA
- a CDS encoding serine hydrolase domain-containing protein: MYGIQGHCDDRFGAVRVAFEENFRARGELGAAVTVTLGGETVVDLWGGWADEARSRPWERDTVVNVWSTSKGPTALCAHILADRGLLDLDAPVSAYWPEFAAAGKQDVLVRHLLSHRSGLAGPREPHSFAQLCDWELTVQRLAAQEPWWEPGTQSGYHAMTFGFLVGEVVRRVSGLLPGAFLEREVTGPLGIDFTVGLPEKETGRVAELVHPQTATTSEQAAVFAQLTPTALAALANPLVGAVEANSPEWRAAEVPAANGHGTARAVASLYGVLALRGTWGGRQVLSPEAAERVREGQGRCRDLVLGAGFGRDTEVALGLWLSGPHGSYGPNPRAFGHDGYGGSCGLADPEAGVSLGYVMNRMGPHIADDPRKMALVDALYSAL, from the coding sequence ATGTACGGGATTCAGGGGCACTGCGACGACCGGTTCGGCGCCGTGCGCGTCGCGTTCGAGGAGAACTTCCGCGCGCGGGGTGAGCTGGGCGCTGCGGTGACCGTGACGCTCGGTGGGGAGACCGTCGTGGATCTGTGGGGCGGCTGGGCCGACGAGGCCCGTAGCCGCCCCTGGGAGCGGGACACCGTGGTCAATGTCTGGTCCACGTCCAAGGGGCCGACGGCCCTGTGCGCGCACATCCTCGCCGACCGTGGCCTGCTCGACCTGGACGCCCCGGTGTCCGCCTACTGGCCGGAGTTCGCGGCGGCGGGCAAGCAGGACGTGCTCGTACGGCATCTGCTGTCGCACCGGTCGGGGCTGGCGGGGCCGCGCGAGCCGCACTCGTTCGCGCAGCTCTGCGACTGGGAGCTGACCGTGCAGCGGCTCGCGGCGCAGGAGCCCTGGTGGGAGCCGGGCACGCAGTCGGGGTACCACGCGATGACGTTCGGTTTCCTGGTGGGCGAGGTGGTCCGGCGGGTCTCGGGGCTGCTGCCGGGCGCGTTCCTGGAGCGGGAGGTGACGGGGCCGCTGGGGATCGACTTCACCGTCGGGCTGCCGGAGAAGGAGACGGGCAGGGTGGCCGAGCTGGTCCATCCGCAGACCGCGACGACCAGTGAACAAGCCGCCGTCTTCGCCCAGTTGACGCCCACCGCGCTGGCCGCCCTAGCCAACCCGCTGGTCGGCGCCGTCGAGGCCAACAGCCCCGAGTGGCGGGCGGCCGAGGTCCCGGCCGCCAACGGTCACGGCACCGCCCGCGCGGTCGCCTCCCTGTATGGCGTCCTCGCGCTGCGCGGCACCTGGGGCGGCCGTCAGGTGCTGTCGCCCGAGGCCGCCGAGCGGGTGCGCGAGGGGCAGGGCCGCTGCCGTGACCTGGTGCTGGGCGCCGGGTTCGGCCGGGACACGGAGGTCGCGCTCGGGCTGTGGCTGAGTGGACCGCACGGCTCGTACGGACCGAATCCGCGTGCTTTCGGCCATGACGGCTACGGCGGCTCGTGCGGGCTCGCCGACCCGGAGGCGGGTGTCTCGCTGGGCTACGTCATGAACCGCATGGGCCCGCACATCGCGGACGACCCGCGCAAGATGGCCCTCGTGGACGCGCTCTACAGCGCACTGTGA
- a CDS encoding sulfatase-like hydrolase/transferase has protein sequence MSPLRFGKYAEAFRRKYPVAARGVSWGITALAAALVLLALLLPGNLAYFEARSFVRVPVEPILGAALLLVLPRRPRLVVAVLIGMGLAALVVVKLLDIGFNMFLGRGFNVVLDWGLLDDAESYLKDTLGGAGAVGAVVAVVLLVLAVFAVMALAVVRLTRLMDRDRERAVRGTVVAGTVWLTCSALGLTLLGDTPLASRNTIGFVQDRWGRVQATLKDEAAFAEDVNKDAFADVPADRLLTGLRGKDVMITFIESYGRAALEDPAIAPGVDATLDEEGEALREEGFAAKSGWLTSATYGGSSWLGHSTFLTGLWIDNQNRYRTVTAGRRLTLPGAFARTGDWRTVGVVPGVQYNWPEGDFYGFDKVYDSRDLGYRGPKFSWSTMPDQYTLTAFERLEAAKKGGKPLMSEIVLTSSHQPWAPLPKTIGWDEVGDGSVYKPIQKAGKDPADVFTDPVEVKEEYAKSIRYSLRSLLDYVTKYGDEDTVLVFLGDHQPMARVSGNRASHDVPVTIVAHDPKVLDRIDDWGWSDGLKPGADAPVWRMDAFRDRFLTAYGQEPSAAESPAP, from the coding sequence GTGTCGCCTTTGAGGTTCGGGAAGTACGCGGAGGCGTTCCGGCGGAAGTACCCCGTGGCCGCGCGCGGTGTGTCGTGGGGGATCACGGCGCTGGCCGCCGCCCTGGTGCTTCTCGCGCTGCTGCTGCCCGGCAACCTGGCGTATTTCGAGGCTCGGTCCTTCGTGCGCGTCCCCGTCGAGCCGATCCTCGGCGCGGCCCTGCTGCTGGTCCTGCCGCGCAGACCGAGGCTGGTCGTGGCGGTGCTGATCGGGATGGGGCTCGCCGCGCTGGTGGTCGTGAAACTGCTGGACATCGGCTTCAACATGTTCCTCGGCCGAGGCTTCAACGTGGTCCTCGACTGGGGGCTGCTGGACGACGCCGAGTCGTATCTGAAGGACACCCTCGGCGGCGCGGGCGCGGTCGGTGCCGTCGTCGCCGTCGTGCTCCTCGTCCTGGCGGTGTTCGCCGTGATGGCACTGGCGGTGGTCCGGCTCACCCGCCTCATGGACCGGGACCGGGAGCGCGCGGTCCGGGGGACGGTCGTCGCAGGCACGGTGTGGCTCACCTGCTCCGCGCTCGGCCTGACGCTCCTCGGGGACACGCCCCTGGCCTCCCGGAACACGATCGGCTTCGTACAGGACCGCTGGGGGCGGGTCCAGGCGACCCTGAAGGACGAGGCGGCGTTCGCCGAGGACGTCAACAAGGACGCGTTCGCCGATGTTCCCGCCGATCGGCTGCTGACCGGGCTGCGCGGCAAGGACGTCATGATCACGTTCATCGAGAGCTACGGCCGCGCCGCCCTGGAGGACCCGGCGATCGCACCCGGCGTGGACGCGACGCTCGACGAGGAGGGCGAGGCGCTGCGCGAGGAGGGGTTCGCGGCGAAGAGCGGCTGGCTCACCTCGGCCACGTACGGCGGCAGCAGCTGGCTCGGCCACTCCACGTTCCTGACCGGCCTGTGGATCGACAACCAGAACCGCTACCGCACCGTCACCGCAGGCCGGCGGCTCACCCTGCCCGGCGCCTTCGCCAGGACAGGGGACTGGCGGACGGTCGGAGTCGTGCCGGGCGTGCAGTACAACTGGCCGGAGGGCGACTTCTACGGCTTCGACAAGGTCTACGACTCCCGTGACCTCGGCTACCGCGGCCCCAAGTTCAGCTGGTCGACCATGCCCGACCAGTACACCCTGACCGCGTTCGAACGACTGGAGGCCGCCAAGAAGGGCGGCAAACCGCTGATGTCGGAGATCGTCCTGACCTCCAGCCACCAGCCCTGGGCGCCCCTGCCGAAGACGATCGGCTGGGACGAGGTCGGCGACGGCTCCGTCTACAAGCCCATCCAGAAGGCGGGCAAGGACCCCGCGGACGTCTTCACCGACCCCGTCGAGGTGAAGGAGGAGTACGCCAAGTCGATCCGGTACTCGCTGCGCAGCCTCCTGGACTACGTGACGAAGTACGGCGACGAGGACACCGTGCTCGTCTTCCTCGGCGACCACCAGCCGATGGCCCGGGTCAGCGGAAACCGTGCCAGTCATGATGTGCCGGTGACGATCGTCGCCCATGACCCGAAGGTGCTCGACCGCATCGACGACTGGGGCTGGTCCGACGGACTGAAACCCGGCGCCGATGCCCCGGTCTGGCGAATGGACGCCTTCCGCGACCGCTTCCTGACCGCGTACGGTCAGGAGCCGAGTGCCGCCGAATCGCCCGCGCCGTAA
- a CDS encoding alpha-amylase family glycosyl hydrolase, giving the protein MTSFRPAPNWLADAVFYQIYPQSFADSDDDGIGDLGGITEHLDHLARLGVNAVWLNPCFVSPFRDAGYDVADYLNVAPRYGSNDDLAKLVEEAGRHGIRILLDLVAGHTSIDHPWFRASADDPDDHRYIWTSEGRPDGFVASPGSRPGSYLPNFFDSQPALNFGYARENPAEPWRLPVDAEGPRANRRALREIMDHWLGLGISGFRVDMAASLVKDDPGKTETARIWTELRHWLDSAHPDAVLLAEWGEPEVSIPAGFHADFFLHFGGPTDGLALRSLWNNGTGTVHENWDPLDCFFDPDGRGSPRPFVEAWQQASTAVDDRGFVSLPTANHDFSRLNCGLRTAAQLPAAFAFQLTWPTLPAIYYGDEIGMRYVPGLPDKEGSVLGPRYNRAGSRTPMQWDDTPNAGFSTAPADRLYLPVDPAPDRPTVAAQHADATSLLHLVRRLVALRTRTPELGSRGTVEVLHAGYPLVYVRGGRYLVVVNPQRNAASWAYGETRALRPVEVAGVAVEGGGTVVAEGFGYGIFEFDEQTE; this is encoded by the coding sequence ATGACTTCGTTCCGTCCTGCCCCGAATTGGCTGGCCGACGCCGTCTTCTACCAGATCTATCCGCAGTCCTTCGCCGACTCCGACGATGACGGCATCGGCGACTTGGGCGGCATCACCGAGCACCTCGATCATCTGGCCCGGCTGGGCGTCAACGCCGTCTGGCTGAACCCCTGCTTCGTCTCGCCGTTCCGCGACGCCGGGTACGACGTGGCCGACTATCTGAACGTGGCCCCGCGCTACGGCTCGAACGACGATCTCGCCAAGCTCGTCGAGGAGGCGGGCCGCCACGGCATCCGCATCCTGCTCGACCTGGTCGCCGGGCACACCTCGATCGACCACCCGTGGTTCAGGGCCTCCGCAGACGACCCCGACGATCACCGCTACATCTGGACGTCCGAGGGCCGCCCCGACGGTTTCGTCGCCTCCCCCGGCAGCCGCCCGGGCTCGTATCTCCCGAACTTCTTCGACTCGCAGCCCGCCCTCAACTTCGGATACGCGCGCGAGAACCCTGCCGAGCCCTGGCGGCTCCCGGTCGACGCCGAGGGGCCACGCGCCAACCGCCGGGCCCTCCGCGAGATCATGGACCACTGGCTGGGCCTCGGCATCTCCGGCTTCCGTGTCGACATGGCCGCGTCCCTCGTCAAGGACGACCCCGGGAAGACGGAAACCGCCCGTATCTGGACCGAGCTGCGGCACTGGCTGGACTCCGCCCACCCGGACGCCGTGCTGCTCGCGGAGTGGGGTGAGCCCGAGGTGTCGATCCCGGCGGGCTTCCACGCCGACTTCTTCCTCCATTTCGGCGGGCCCACCGACGGCCTGGCCCTGCGCTCGCTGTGGAACAACGGCACGGGCACGGTCCACGAGAACTGGGACCCCCTCGACTGCTTCTTCGACCCCGACGGCAGGGGTTCACCGCGCCCCTTCGTCGAGGCCTGGCAGCAGGCGTCCACGGCCGTCGACGACCGGGGCTTCGTCTCCCTCCCCACCGCCAACCACGACTTCTCCCGCCTCAACTGCGGCCTCCGCACGGCCGCACAGCTCCCCGCCGCCTTCGCCTTCCAGCTCACCTGGCCGACGCTCCCCGCGATCTACTACGGCGACGAGATCGGCATGCGCTACGTCCCCGGCCTCCCCGACAAGGAGGGCAGCGTCCTCGGCCCCCGATACAACCGCGCGGGCTCCCGCACCCCCATGCAGTGGGACGACACCCCGAACGCGGGCTTCTCCACGGCCCCCGCCGACCGGCTCTACCTCCCCGTCGACCCCGCCCCCGACCGCCCGACCGTCGCCGCCCAGCACGCCGACGCCACCTCCCTCCTCCACCTCGTACGCCGCCTCGTCGCCCTGCGCACCCGCACCCCCGAACTCGGCTCCCGGGGCACGGTGGAGGTCCTCCACGCCGGATATCCGCTCGTGTACGTACGGGGCGGGCGGTATCTCGTGGTCGTCAACCCGCAGCGCAACGCGGCGAGTTGGGCGTACGGCGAAACGCGTGCCCTGCGGCCGGTCGAGGTCGCCGGTGTTGCGGTCGAGGGCGGTGGCACGGTCGTGGCGGAGGGCTTCGGGTACGGGATCTTCGAGTTCGACGAGCAGACGGAGTAG
- the rho gene encoding transcription termination factor Rho has protein sequence MTSTTLEHTPASRQQAPTPVTGVLDIAQGGQGHLRAVSGESTAADPQVPAAVVRRYGLRKGDTVHGVRLGQRGLIEVERINGRTPEELRGRPHFRDLTPLHPHERLHLEHPASGVTGRLVDLVAPVGKGQRGLIVAPPKTGKTVLLQQLAAAVAANHPASHLMVVLLDERPEEVTDMRRSVRGEVYASTFDRTPKQHIALAELVVERAKRFVEQGEDVVILLDSLTRLCRAHNNAAAAGGRTLSGGVDAAALHGPKRLFGAARETEEAGSLTILATALVETGSRADDFFFEELKGTGNMELRLDRALADRRVFPAVDIVPSGTRREELLLSAPELTAVRGLRRALRPREGQANMETLLERLRATPNNAAFLRQVQPTLPNAS, from the coding sequence ATGACCAGCACCACACTCGAACACACCCCCGCCTCCCGGCAGCAGGCCCCGACGCCGGTCACCGGCGTCCTCGACATCGCCCAGGGCGGGCAGGGGCATCTGCGCGCCGTCAGCGGCGAGTCCACCGCCGCCGACCCGCAGGTCCCGGCCGCCGTCGTCCGCCGGTACGGCCTGCGCAAGGGCGACACCGTCCACGGCGTACGCCTCGGACAGCGCGGCCTCATCGAGGTCGAGCGGATCAACGGCCGTACGCCCGAGGAACTGCGCGGCCGGCCGCACTTCCGTGACCTCACCCCGCTGCACCCGCACGAGCGGCTCCATCTCGAACACCCGGCGAGCGGAGTGACCGGACGCCTCGTCGACCTGGTCGCACCCGTCGGCAAGGGCCAGCGCGGTCTGATCGTGGCGCCGCCCAAGACCGGCAAGACGGTCCTGCTCCAGCAGCTGGCCGCCGCGGTCGCCGCCAACCACCCCGCAAGCCATCTGATGGTGGTGCTGCTCGACGAGCGGCCCGAGGAGGTGACCGACATGCGGCGCTCGGTGCGCGGCGAGGTGTACGCGTCGACGTTCGACCGGACGCCGAAGCAGCACATCGCGCTCGCCGAACTCGTCGTGGAGCGCGCCAAGCGGTTCGTCGAACAGGGCGAGGACGTCGTCATCCTGCTCGACTCGCTGACCCGGCTGTGCCGGGCCCACAACAACGCGGCCGCCGCCGGTGGCCGCACCCTCAGCGGCGGAGTCGACGCCGCCGCGCTGCACGGGCCCAAGCGGCTCTTCGGTGCCGCGCGCGAGACCGAGGAGGCCGGCTCGCTGACCATCCTCGCCACCGCCCTGGTGGAGACCGGCTCCCGCGCCGACGACTTCTTCTTCGAGGAACTCAAGGGCACCGGCAACATGGAACTCCGCCTCGACCGGGCCCTCGCCGACCGGCGCGTCTTCCCCGCCGTCGACATCGTCCCGTCCGGCACCCGCCGCGAGGAACTCCTTCTGTCCGCGCCCGAGTTGACGGCCGTGCGAGGGCTGCGACGTGCCCTGCGCCCACGCGAGGGCCAGGCGAACATGGAGACCCTGCTGGAGCGGCTGCGCGCCACGCCGAACAACGCGGCCTTTCTGCGGCAGGTGCAGCCCACACTGCCGAACGCCTCTTGA
- a CDS encoding cytochrome P450 family protein, with translation MDPAGGCPHAANARLLARGSVTSVVLPGGVEGAAVLGHDALREFLAHAEVAKDARHFTALRDGRIAPGWPLRTFATVRGMTTADGDDHRRLRSLVSKAFTARRVEELRPWIEELTARLLDDLAEAAEADGGVADLRRHFAMPLPMGVIGELFGVDAEHRDTLHRLSNQVVATDIAPEEAIAANRDLLALLGAIAAARAERPGDDLTSALIAARDEGGDRLSHEELIGTLVLMIVAGHETTLNLITNAVRALCGHRDQLELVRDAKASWADVVEETLRWDAPVSYFPFRYPVRDLTVGGVLIPKGTPVLAGYSAAGRDPAAHGPDADRFDITRPVRPDAVRHLSLGHGAHYCLGAPLARLEAGIALERLFARFPDLELAVPEAGLARHASFVGNSVRALPVRL, from the coding sequence ATGGACCCGGCCGGCGGCTGTCCGCACGCCGCGAACGCCCGACTCCTCGCGCGAGGTTCCGTCACGTCGGTGGTGCTGCCGGGCGGGGTGGAGGGCGCGGCGGTTCTCGGCCACGACGCGCTCAGGGAGTTCCTCGCCCACGCCGAAGTCGCCAAGGACGCCCGGCACTTCACCGCCTTGCGGGACGGCCGGATCGCCCCCGGCTGGCCGCTGCGGACCTTCGCGACCGTACGCGGGATGACGACCGCCGACGGGGACGACCACCGGCGGCTGCGGTCACTCGTGAGCAAGGCGTTCACGGCTCGGCGGGTCGAGGAACTCCGGCCCTGGATCGAGGAGTTGACCGCACGGCTGCTCGACGATCTGGCGGAGGCGGCCGAGGCCGACGGCGGTGTCGCCGATCTGCGGCGGCACTTCGCCATGCCGTTGCCGATGGGCGTCATCGGCGAGTTGTTCGGAGTCGACGCCGAGCACCGCGACACGCTGCACCGTCTGTCCAACCAGGTGGTGGCCACCGACATCGCCCCCGAGGAGGCCATCGCGGCCAACCGCGACCTGCTGGCGCTGCTCGGCGCGATCGCCGCCGCCCGCGCCGAGCGGCCCGGTGACGACCTCACCAGCGCCCTCATCGCGGCCCGCGACGAGGGCGGCGACCGGCTGAGCCACGAGGAACTCATCGGCACCCTCGTGCTGATGATCGTCGCCGGGCACGAGACCACGCTGAACCTGATCACCAACGCCGTACGCGCCCTGTGCGGGCATCGGGACCAACTCGAACTCGTCCGGGACGCCAAGGCGAGCTGGGCGGACGTGGTCGAGGAGACCCTGCGCTGGGACGCGCCGGTCAGCTACTTTCCGTTCCGCTATCCCGTACGGGACCTGACCGTCGGCGGTGTGCTGATCCCCAAGGGGACGCCCGTACTGGCCGGTTACTCGGCGGCGGGGCGCGACCCGGCCGCGCACGGCCCGGACGCCGACCGCTTCGACATCACCCGGCCCGTACGTCCCGACGCCGTGCGGCATCTGTCGCTCGGGCACGGGGCCCACTACTGCCTGGGCGCCCCGCTGGCCCGCCTGGAGGCCGGCATCGCCCTGGAGCGGCTGTTCGCCCGTTTCCCGGACCTGGAGCTGGCCGTCCCCGAGGCCGGACTCGCCCGTCACGCGAGCTTCGTCGGCAACAGCGTGCGGGCGCTGCCTGTCCGCCTCTGA
- a CDS encoding class I SAM-dependent methyltransferase produces the protein MFTPQGPSLRELAVQALSSVEHGYDLLAPKFDHTPFRTPDTILDAVERALAGLGPFDAGLDLCCGTGAGMGVLRDLCRESVTGVDISAGMLAVGRERAGAGKEGADSADGEPIPGGPRVSWVRGDARALPFGPVFDLAVSFGAFGHFLPDELPRLFAEAHSVLRPGGRFAFPLPAPAPPGSPWYWAALGFDTAMRVRNALWRPPFVMYYRPFRLGVVRDELERAGFEVELFALPEFGQRPDGSPRCRMVVATRPNT, from the coding sequence ATGTTCACCCCGCAAGGCCCCAGCCTCCGCGAACTCGCTGTTCAGGCGCTGTCGTCCGTCGAGCACGGATACGACCTCCTCGCGCCGAAATTCGACCACACCCCGTTCCGTACGCCCGACACGATCCTGGACGCGGTCGAGCGGGCGCTGGCCGGGCTGGGCCCGTTCGACGCCGGGCTCGACCTGTGCTGCGGCACGGGAGCCGGGATGGGAGTGCTGCGCGATCTGTGCCGGGAGAGCGTCACCGGGGTCGACATCAGCGCGGGCATGCTGGCGGTGGGGAGGGAGCGGGCCGGCGCGGGGAAGGAGGGGGCGGACAGCGCTGATGGTGAGCCGATTCCTGGAGGCCCCCGTGTCTCCTGGGTGCGCGGGGACGCCCGCGCGCTGCCCTTCGGCCCCGTCTTCGACCTGGCGGTGAGCTTCGGCGCGTTCGGGCACTTTCTGCCGGACGAGCTGCCGAGGCTGTTCGCCGAGGCGCACTCCGTGCTGCGGCCGGGCGGCCGGTTCGCGTTCCCGCTGCCGGCGCCCGCCCCGCCCGGCTCTCCCTGGTACTGGGCGGCCCTGGGCTTCGACACGGCGATGCGGGTGCGCAACGCGCTCTGGCGGCCGCCGTTCGTCATGTACTACCGGCCGTTCCGCCTCGGCGTCGTACGGGACGAGCTGGAGCGGGCCGGGTTCGAGGTCGAGCTCTTCGCACTACCGGAGTTCGGGCAGCGCCCCGACGGCAGCCCGCGCTGCCGGATGGTCGTGGCGACCCGCCCGAACACCTAG